A region from the Cryptococcus gattii WM276 chromosome H, complete sequence genome encodes:
- a CDS encoding cell wall chitin catabolism-related protein, putative (Similar to TIGR gene model, XP_572877.1), whose translation MPSPIATAHAKRLSISTDSSRSKMEQFTFTLGKLDAGMAILLGPNAHLLEFPSLLLPTPSPGTPPLGPGSILTITVSRDLAAEYAAQKAFRDLQNSILNTFSVPPKVPVVRLRNVTQTNVTIEWDRIDVGSAELRGLEMHRNGQRWGRVGGEYGGGEREKTEWKTGGLQSGEEYTFQLVLKTTAGTYPSNIIRVRTHTMDNLTGLLICFGPLHPPQLVDQLRHCLRQIGARESPYVALDTTHFVCTTPMVGSDEHGRGGGVDPEYQEALRMNLPVVGPGWLFAVADQRKLFPISSYILPPLPSNTSLDTAPPPFRRPSPLKRASLPIPSAPQSPIKDKEDVQRSPSPETIARMSMVPASPTLPSHAPGDFSEQRRESLGAVDIPSVKSPRREAHEPSRSRSPKPEADGKLDRGFKFPLSNPTSATSSSSQSSPLSRSQISPSTTGDAQVPVTDLASTLVSAPGAAQATFDYADIPVQSFSPPAEIEEEVKRISTPPIVVEEPRVATEQLPTKTEMHVQINGQQEREEGKAQTIDEAVKKFDDVVSGAASNLHEESPAPSILPMKAETATTPGADYHAAENSQTGPLENPKPLEQSAASSEEPPSEESTTKAAETNVLPEAVESVQLIPVKDAQVEDGTGEKEDMDSGSRSPGSNVKIDKSPSPAKKEEDTHSNVEQPKEATIADPEPPSDIVPETVTQATPTPAGSNRSTPVSKSQKKKNKKKKKAQASATATAPREESEANGNDEGLEDIDLN comes from the exons ATGCCCTCTCCGATAGCCACAGCACACGCGAAAAGACTCTCCATATCGACCGATTCTTCGAGGAGCAAGATGGAGCAAT TCACCTTTACCCTGGGAAAGTTGGATGCTGGCATG GCCATCCTTCTTGGGCCAAACGCTCACCTGTTGGAATTCCCGTCACTGCTCCTACCTACTCCATCACCTGGCACTCCTCCACTTGGTCCTGGATCTATTCTCACCATCACAGTTTCTCGCGATCTTGCTGCTGAATATGCTGCTCAGAAGGCTTTTAGAGACTTGCAAAATTCAATCTTGAACACTTTCAGCGTCCCTCCCAAGGTTCCAGTTGTGAGGCTTCGAAATGTGACGCAGACAAATGTCACTATTGAATGGGATAGAATAGACGTCGGTAGCGCGGAGCTCAGAGGTTTGGAAATGCATCGGAATGGGCAGCGTTGGGGCAGGGTAGGAGGGGAGTATGGTGGCGGAGAGCGAGAAAAGACAGAGTGGAAGACTGGTGGTCTTCAAAGTGGTGAAGAGTATACTTTCCAACTTGTTTT GAAAACCACGGCTGGTACATATCCCTCAAACATAATTCGAGTTCGAACACATACCATGGA CAATCTCACTGGTCTTTTGATATGTTTCGGGCCTCTGCACCCACCACAACTCGTGGACCAGCTTCGTCATTGTCTGCGCCAGATTGGTGCTCGTGAATCTCCATACGTTGCGCTCGATACCACACATTTTGTTTGCACTACCCCAATGGTTGGCAGTGACGAGCATGGTCGAGGAGGCGGAGTGGATCCCGAATACCAAGAAGCATTGAGGATGAATTTGCCTGTCGTTGGGCCAGGATGGTTGTTCGCGGTCGCCGATCAGCGCAA ACTTTTCCCTATCTCCAGCTATATTCTTCCACCTCTACCATCCAACACTTCACTGGACACCGCTCCTCCCCCCTTCCGACGCCCCTCTCCACTCAAGCGCGCTTCACTTCCAATTCCTTCCGCCCCCCAATCGCCTATCAAAGATAAAGAAGACGTCCAAAGATCACCTAGCCCAGAAACTATTGCTAGAATGAGCATGGTTCCGGCTTCACCCACTTTGCCCAGCCATGCTCCAGGTGACTTTAGTGAgcaaagaagagaaagtTTGGGAGCTGTGGATATTCCTAGCGTGAAAAGTCCCAGACGGGAAGCGCACGAGCCCTCTAGGTCTAGGAGCCCCAAGCCAGAAGCCGATGGAAAGCTCGATAG AGGCTTCAAGTTCCCGCTTTCCAACCCTACTTCAGCCacctcctcgtcctcccAATCATCCCCTCTTTCTCGGAGCCAGATTTCCCCTTCCACCACCGGAGACGCGCAAGTGCCCGTGACAGACCTTGCGTCAACGCTTGTTTCGGCCCCTGGAGCTGCTCAAGCGACATTTGATTACGCGGACATCCCCGTGCAATCATTCTCCCCTCCTGCCGAAatcgaagaagaagtgaagAGAATCAGCACGCCGCCTATAGTCGTGGAAGAACCTCGCGTCGCGACGGAACAGCTTCCAACTAAGACCGAAATGCATGTCCAAATCAACGGACAAcaagaaagggaagaaggaaaggcACAGACTATCGATGAGGCAGTGAAGAAGTTTGACGATGTTGTCTCTGGGGCCGCAAGCAATCTCCACGAAGAGTCGCCTGCGCCATCTATCCTTCCTATGAAGGCGGAGACAGCCACCACCCCTGGTGCCGACTACCATGCAGCAGAGAACTCACAGACTGGACCATTAGAGAATCCTAAGCCTCTCGAGCAATCCGCAGCTTCTTCAGAGGAACCGCCGTCCGAAGAATCAACTACAAAAGCGGCGGAAACAAATGTACTTCCAGAGGCCGTTGAGAGTGTGCAATTGATTCCGGTCAAGGATGCACAGGTTGAGGACGGAACAGGTGAAAAGGAGGACATGGACTCAGGATCGAGGTCCCCAGGGTCAAATGTGAAAATAGACAAATCTCCCTCACCCGCtaagaaggaggaagataCGCATTCAAATGTTGAGCAACCCAAAGAAGCAACAATTGCCGACCCAGAGCCTCCATCTGATATTGTTCCCGAAACTGTGACACAGGCAACGCCTACTCCCGCAGGAAGCAACAGAAGCACACCCGTCTCAAAATCgcaaaagaaaaagaacaagaagaagaagaaggcgcAGGCATCAGCCACTGCTACGGCTCCCCGTGAGGAGTCTGAAGCGAACGGTAATGACGAAGGATTGGAAGACATAGACCTCAATTAA
- a CDS encoding uncharacterized protein (Similar to TIGR gene model, INSD accession AAW45574.1), producing the protein MSRWSPALWAITIVFAIIAIQAFQARIASYTTKGVQSAIKDHAFREQAFSTMTAANTSKVGDVYFLSHGGPPTIEQYDSAPYEGWRKFGRILKANPPKGIVVVSAHWEAEGAFRSGVIVNNNSANPLIYDFYGFPKHFYELKFRSRAEPELQDKVVKALKEGGITVSRANRGLDHGVWVPFRAAFGDETNFPLVQVSLPASSNPRESVEVGKALASLRQEGYAIMGTGQVVHNLRDLFTGGSLSYTSPFLSAVSIAVSESDPVASTLKLTGHPLYRRAHPTDEHFFPLLVASGAVQPGDKVEEIYKGVVDIGGKTVKNDGLGWGMWRWTAA; encoded by the exons ATGTCCCGCTGGTCTCCTGCTCTTTGGGCCATAACCATCGTTTTCGCAATCATCGCCATTCAAGCTTTCCAGGCCAGGATCGCCAGCTACACCACCAAGGGCGTCCAGTCAGCCATCAAGGACCACGCATTCCGAGAACAAGCATTCAGCACCATGACTGCCGCCAATACTTCCAAGGTTGGAGATGTGTACTTCCTCTCTCACGGG GGCCCACCAACTATTGAGCAATACGACTCTGCGCCATATGAAGGCTGGAGGAAATTTGGAAGGATATTGAAAGCCAACCCACCCAAGGGTATTGTCGTTGTTTCAGCTCACTGGGAGGCCGAAGGGGCTTTCCGTTCAGGCGTCATTG TCAATAACAACTCCGCCAATCCCTTAATTTATGATTTCTACGGCTTTCCAAAACATTTTTACGAACTTAAATTCAGATCAAGAGCCGAACCTGAATTACAGGACAAGGTTGTGAAAGCTTTGAAAGAAGGTGGAATCACTGTCAGCAGGGCCAATAGGGGTCTGGACCATGGTGTCTGGG TCCCCTTCAGAGCTGCCTTTGGAGACGAAACTAACTTCCCTTTGGTGCAAGTCTCCTTGCCCGCCTCTTCCAACCCCAGAGAGTCTGTCGAGGTCGGCAAAGCTCTTGCCAGTCTTCGGCAGGAAGGTTATGCAATTATGGGCACTGGTCAAGTTGTTCACAACCTCCGCGACCTTT TCACTGGCGGCAGCTTATCTTACACTTCTCCTTTCCTTAGTGCTGTCAGCATCGCCGTATCTGAATCGGACCCCGTTGCTTCAACCCTCAAACTAACTGGCCACCCTCTTTACCGAAGAGCCCATCCAACAGATGAGcacttcttccctcttttgGTGGCATCTGGAGCTGTCCAACCTGGAGATAAGGTTGAAGAGATCTACAAGGGCGTTGTGGATATTGGTGGTAAGACTGTGAAGAATGATGGATTGGGTTGGGGTATGTGGCGATGGACTGCCGCTTAG
- a CDS encoding Hypothetical Protein (Similar to TIGR gene model, INSD accession AAW45572.1), with protein MSANEQIRQNEQAINSYSAKTGAGKQSDSTLDSGVNEQVTAQFPGSTVQVGGTKRGENPPIPDEEGGGINPGTGHQTKAQDFEGPGGPEEKQARTAYQRPGDQNVPNFLEQGQ; from the exons ATGTCCGCCAACGAACAAATTAGACAGAACGAGCAGGCTATCAACTCCTACTCTGCTAAAACTGGTGCTGGCAAGCAGAGTGACTCAA CTCTCGACTCAGGCGTTAACGAACAGGTCACTGCGCAATTCCCCGGCTCTACCGTCCAGGTGGGCGGTACCAAGCGAGGGGAAAACCCTCCTATTCccgatgaagaaggaggtggTATTAACCCCGGGACAGGGCA CCAAACAAAGGCTCAGGATTTTGAGGGCCCTGGAGGGCCAGAGGAAAAGCAAGCCCGAACAGCGTACCAAAGGCCTGGCGACCAGAATGTCCCCAACTTTTTGGAGCAGGGACAGTAG
- a CDS encoding Hypothetical protein (Similar to TIGR gene model, INSD accession AAW45401.1): protein MLNYLLIDGIAAQALGIGLFWAVQKRYAIRTKTMLLFNAFWILLLAAWGCVGITQTKFGFHNAWEFWVYQAFYGIAVCPWYAISQAMISEVIPRGKEFLFFALFSIIGKTSSFIGPFVSSAIIDDSGNTNMPFTFLLGLGVISVGILSCVDVEKSRKECRKYLEDEAVRVYGMDSAEVIAVGSQSMEMDKAGRPGGNIEESEKGDLIA, encoded by the exons ATGCTCAATTA CCTCCTCATTGATGGTATCGCAGCTCAAGCTCTGGG TATTGGTCTTTTCTGGGCTGTACAGAAGCGCTATGCAATACGCACGAAAACGATGCTCTTATTT AACGCCTTCTGGATCCTTCTATTGGCTGCGTGGGGATGTGTTGGCATAACACAAACTAAGTTTGGTTTTCATAACGCATGGGAGTTCTGGGTTTACCAAGCTTTCTATGGA ATTGCAGTGTGCCCGTGGTACGCAATCTCC CAAGCTATGATCTCTGAGGTCATACCACGAGGAAAAGAG TTTTTGTTCTTTGCTCTTTTTTCTATCATTGGCAAAACATCAAGTTTCATTGGGCCTTTTGTATCAAGTGCTATCATTGACGACAGCGGCAACACCAACATGCCTTTTACATTTCTGCTAGGTTTAGGAGTGATCTCAGTGGGCATCCTCTCATGCGTGGACGTGGAAAAATCTCGAAAAGAATGTAGGAAGTATCTTGAAGACGAGGCAGTCCGAGTGTACGGAATGGATTCGGCAGAAGTGATTGCGGTCGGTAGTCAAAGCATGGAAATGGATAAGGCAGGGAGGCCTGGAGGAAACATCGAGGAAAGTGAAAAAGGGGATCTCATTGCGTAG
- a CDS encoding nad-dependent malic enzyme, putative (Similar to TIGR gene model, INSD accession AAW45546.1), whose translation MPSSTLTRLSKSLPMSSSNSTVRVALRGGAILNNPRFNKGSAFTHEERHGFSLRGRLPYAVDSLEVQVNRAYEQYKSRETNLLKNSFLQSMKAQNWTLFYSLLQAHLVEMFPIIYTPTEADAIADYSHLFRRSEGLYLTLPGEKNMEEDFLDACEGRELELIVVSDGEAILGIGDQGSGGIGISGAKAVIYSLIAGVDPAKCLAITLDVGTNNQDLLDDPLYIGYREKRLRGDPYDQFLDKFVGLVKKHQPKCLLHFEDFGVTNAERLLRRYRDQHSIFNDDIQGTGAVALAAVQAAIGVTKSSLKDQRIVIYGSGSAGLGIARQLRDAIALDSSCSPSQAAKQFWLIDKHGLIKKSLGKDKIRNEIEDEFIRDESDWGEGENGLEEVVKKVKPTMLIGISTQAGAFTEEVVKEMSKHVDRPIIFPLSNPTRLCEAQPKDLSQWTNGKALMSTGSPFDPVDIQDSDEKYIVAECNNALIYPGLGLGTILSKSSKMTDKMIIAGAQRLGQLAPALIEKDANKSLLPDFGDAQKVNFEVALAVLEQAMEEGVARAKDIPKDKDGRRKWAENNRWSPGYPEFKYDPEGLK comes from the exons ATGCCGTCATCTACCCTCACACGTTTATCGAAAAGCTTACCCATGTCATCTAGCAATTCTACAGTCAGAGTCGCTCTCCGTGGCGGCGCTATTCTCAACAACCCTAGGTTCAACAAGGGTAGCGCATTCACCCACGAGGAGAGACATGGATTTAGTTTGAGAGGAAGACTGCCTTATGC CGTGGACTCACTTGAAGTACAGGTAAATCGCGCTTACGAACAGTACAAATCTAGAGAAACAAATCTTCTGAAAAACTCTTTCTTGCAATCTATGAAAG CCCAAAACTGGACCCTATTCTACTCACTTCTCCAGGCTCATCTTGTAGAGATGTTCCCTATCATTTACACCCCCACGGAGGCAGATGCCATTGCCGACTATTCCCATCTTTTCAGAAGAAGTGAAGGCTTGTATCTTACTCTACCTGGGGAAAAGAATATGGAGGAGGACTTCTTAGATGCCTGTGAAGGGAGAGAGCTTGAACTG ATTGTGGTTTCCGATGGAGAAGCAATTTTAGGTATCGGAGACCAAGGATCGGGAGGTATTGGTATTTCAGGTGCCAAAGCTGTCATTTACAGTCTTATCGCTGGCGTTGA CCCAGCCAAATGTTTGGCTATCACCCTTGACGTAGGCACTAATAACCAGGATTTGCTGGATGATCCTTTGTATATC GGATACAGGGAGAAAAGGTTGCGAGGTGATCCGTACGATCAGTTCCTAGACAAGTTTGTGGGGCTTGTCAAAAAGCACCAGCCGAAGTGTCTCCTGCATTTCGAAGACTTT GGTGTCACCAATGCTGAACGGCTCCTCAGAAGATACAG GGACCAGCATTCCATT TTCAATGACGATATTCAAGGAACAGGAGCGGTAGCT CTAGCTGCTGTTCAGGCAGCTATCGGTGTGACCAAGAGCTCT CTTAAAGATCAGCGTATTGTAATTTATGGGTCTGGCTCAGCAGGTCTCGGTATTGCTAGACAGCTTCGAGATGCCATCGCTCTGGACTCTTCCTGTTCTCCTTCCCAAGCAGCCAAGCAATTCTGGTTAATCGACAAACATGGACTTATAAAAAAATCACTTGGAAAGGACAAGATCAGGAATGAGATTGAAGATGAATTTATCCGAGATGAAAGTGATTGGGGCGAGGGCGAGAATGGCTTGGAGGAGGTGGTAAAGAAGGTCAAACCGACTATGTTGATTGGGATCAGTACGCAAGCCGGAGCCTTCACCGAAGAGGTA GTTAAAGAGATGTCTAAACATGTGGATAGGCCTATCATCTTCCCGCTCAGTAACCCTACCAGGCTTTGTGAAGCTCA ACCAAAGGATCTCAGTCAGTGGACCAACGGTAAGGCCCTGATGTCGACCGGCTCTCCCTTCGACCCAGTAGATATTCAAGATTCCGATGAGAAGTATATCGTGGCTGAATGCAACAAC GCTCTGATCTATCCTGGACTGGGTCTCGGTACCATTCTCTCCAAGTCGTCAAAGATGACAGACAAAATGATTATAGCCGGTGCTCAACGTTTGGGCCAGCTCGCTCCCGCCTTGATCGAAAAGGATGCCAACAAGTCTTTGCTTCCTGATTTTGGTGACGCTCAAAAGGTTAATTTTGAAGTGGCTTTGGCAGTATTGGAACAGGCGATGGAGGAGGGCGTAGCAAGGGCCAAGGATATTCCTAAGGAtaaagatggaagaaggaaatgggCCGAAAACAATAGGTGGTCGCCCGGTTATCCTGAATTTAAGTATGACCCCGAGGGTTTGAAATAA
- a CDS encoding polysaccharide synthase, putative (Similar to TIGR gene model, XP_572855.1), with product MLYLTADKFPVFVPFGIIGFYRYLWYIIRLLARATYRPIPLPENPTYVAHEDVTIIVPTIDAGEEFKDAAKSWLAGNPKEIIIVTEAKMEGPLQDLANQVDPERIRVLTVPAANKRLQMSHGIRNTTTDIIVFADDDAIWPETLLPYVLACFEDQQVGGVGTSQRVKAVNSRMTVWEVLAAFRLTIRNIEIASSTHIDGGIPCLSGRTAAYRTIILKDPDFLHGFTNDFWLGKYHLNSGDDKFLTRWMVSHGWNTYVQVCKEAELLSTMKPNWRFLLQVLRWTRNTWRSDFRSIFTERYIWTKHPYVAYTMLDKFINPLTLLVGPCLVIYLIVKSTKDVLDGGYHLAAWDIVVSYVVWLMCTRTLKLLPHLWNNPKHIIYVPAFIAFGYYFAIMKLYALFTLHETGWGTRAGIGNITEATMAAEKENEAANLTRQQRPEFRYPEGPARTKA from the exons ATGTTGTATCTCACAGCAGATAAATTTCCAGTCT TCGTGCCATTTGGTATTATTGG ATTCTACCGATACCTCTGGTATATCATTCGTCTTCTAGCTAGAGCAACCTACCGTCCCATTCCATTACCCGAAAACCCCACCTATGTTGCACATGAAGATGTAACGATCATCGTTCCCACCATTGACGCCGGTGAAGAGTTTAAGG ACGCTGCCAAGTCATGGCTTGCTGGTAACCCCAAGGAAATCATCATTGTTACCGAAGCCAAGATGGAAGGCCCTCTGCAAGACCTTGCCAATCAAGTTGATCCCGAGCGTATTCGTGTCCTCACTGTCCCTGCCGCCAACAAGCGTCTCCAAATGTCCCACGGTATTCGTAACACCACGACCGATATCATTGTCTTTGCCGATGACGATGCTATCTGGCCCGAGACTCTGTTGCCCTATGTCCTTGCTTGTTTCGAGGACCAGCAAGTAGGAGGCGTTGGAACAAGTCAACGAGTCAAGGCTGTCAACTCACGGATGACTGTTTGGGAAGTCCTTGCCGCGTTCCGATTGACCATTCGAAACATTGAGATTGCCTCCTCCACACACATCGACGGTGGTATCCCCTGTCTTTCTGGTCGAACGGCTGCCTACCGTACTATCATCCTCAAAGATCCCGATTTCCTCCACGGTTTCACCAATGACTTCTGGCTTGGCAAATATCACCTCAACTCTGGAGATGACAAGTTCCTCACTCGATGGATGGTGTCCCATGGTTGGAACACCTACGTCCAGGTTTGCAAAGAGGCTGAACTGCTTTCCACTATGAAGCCCAATTGGCGTTTCCTTTTGCAAGTCCTGAGATGGACTCGAAACACTTGGCGATCCGATTTCCGATCAATCTTCACTGAGCGATATATCTGGACAAAGCACCCCTACGTTGCCTACACTATGCTCGACAAATTCATCAACCCCCTAACCCTCCTTGTTGGACCTTGTCTGGTCATTTATTTGATCGTCAAGAGTACAAAAGATGTTTTGGATGGTGGTTACCATCTTGCAGCTTGGGATATTGTCGTTTCT TATGTTGTCTGGCTGATGTGCACAAGAACGCTCAAGCTCTTACCTCACTTGTGGAACAACCCCAAGCACATCATCTACGTCCCCGCTTTCATTGCCTTTGGTTACTACTT CGCGATCATGAAACTGTACGCGTTGTTTACTTTGCATGAAACTGGATGGGGTACTCGTGCTGGTATCGGAAATA TTACCGAGGCTACTATGGCGGCTGAAAAAGAGAACGAGGCTGCTAATTTGACGCGGCAACAACGGCCAGAGTTTCGATATCCCGAGGGCCCTGCACGCACAAAGGCATGA
- a CDS encoding conjugation with cellular fusion-related protein, putative (Similar to TIGR gene model, INSD accession AAW45695.1) has protein sequence MLPRTSSRRSSVSSWVSSDNHSEDDIPVGPKGVLSALLSLYGNEASNKKRRALRSFLRYKDKDNEDSHRGRARKRWSTESLFALPSRNSSRSASRSVSRAAINAPDGPEVAGRMKDEKKRVHRNRKHQRLPHRSQDLNQPYIPSVRYSNPLEPAANITVAQRFRTFMTGRNAPVTLLGAPDAVDHTRSQEESRYRTMAALMITTNSLMSIGSPTLVHVAPASGQGGESSGGHRKISWYESVAEKDRAEQERELEEERDLGLIDGAEDNLRTLEEGMYQGKGKRKRTRGKRIQREIAVTKHVSNLVQRKKFIEELAKAVVNYGAPAHSVEAWLASTADILSVEASFIYLPTVLLVAFRDTDVHSTDVLFIRPSGGLELYRLSLVHEVYRRVTHDKISASQGRRALKRIGRETVPYSRLTLILTGSVASAISSRVAFSGSFVDILMSGALGALFTIVQFTISKENRVLSNIFEIGMAGILSFVAASIVLILPGWHICLGALELGSKNIIAGGIRLVWAVVYTLFLSLGLGIGSEIWDSFGPPQPGNHSDSSDANTTEVLINTASDWWLFLLVPIFAFSLAVWFRADWRSKDIVVMVLVACAGYVVNYFLSGQISQINVTSAVSAFAVGVLGNLYSRLGRGSAFPSMVCGILLLVPNAIAAAGGLGTSSSDKSDSTNSNNEQEINTAIIVSIRMILVSQLLTSRLKFWMKTDAIPQVGVGLAVGLFASTVAIYPFGKKRRYIFSY, from the exons ATGCTTCCGCGTA CATCCAGCAGGCGTTCTTCAGTTAGCTCTTGGGTATCGTCAGACAATCATTCAGAAGATGACATACCGGTTGGACCCAAGGGAGTTCTAAGCGCCTTGCTAAGTCTATATGGTAATGAGGCTTCTAACAAGAAACGAAGGGCTCTCAGGTCTTTCTTGAGATACAAAGACAAAGATAATGAAGATAGTCACCGAGGAAGGGCAAGGAAACGTTGGAGTACGGAATCGCTTTTTGCTCTCCCATCTCGTAACTCTAGCAGAAGTGCCAGTCGCTCAGTAAGCAGAGCGGCGATAAATGCACCTGATGGGCCCGAAGTTGCTGGAAGAATGAAAGACGAGAAAAAAAGGGTGCATAGGAATCGGAAGCATCAACGTTTGCCTCATCGAAGTCAAGACCTCAATCAACCGTATATCCCATCCGTACGATATTCAAACCCTTTAGAACCTGCTGCAAACATCACTGTCGCCCAACGATTTAGAACTTTCATGACGGGCAGGAACGCTCCTGTTACCCTTCTTGGTGCCCCAGATGCTGTGGATCATACTAGATCACAAGAAGAAAGCAGATACCGCACTATGGCCGCTCTGATGATCACTACGAACTCCCTCATGAGCATAGGAAGCCCTACTCTTGTCCATGTCGCTCCTGCGTCCGGGCAAGGGGGAGAGTCTAGTGGAGGACATCGGAAGATCAGCTGGTATGAGAGCGTTGCAGAAAAGGATCGGGCTGAACAAGAAAGGGAACTGGAGGAAGAGCGTGACCTCGGATTGATTGATGGAGCAGAGGACAACCTTCGGACTTTGGAAGAGGGAATGTATCaagggaagggaaagaggaaaagaacGAGGGGTAAAAGAATACAGAGAGAGATAGCAGTTACCAAGCATGTTTCAAACTTAGTTCAAAGGAAAAA GTTTATTGAGGAACTTGCCAAAGCAGTCGTCAA TTATGGTGCCCCGGCTCATTCAGTGGAAGCATGGCTGGCCTCGACAGCTGATATCCTTTCTGTCGAGGCATCTTTCATCTATCTGCCGACTGTCCTCCTTGTCGCCTTCCGAGACACTGATGTACACTCTACCGATGTCCTTTTCATACGTCCAAGTGGAGGTCTAGAACTGTACCGATTATCACTGGTGCATGAGGTTTACCGAAGGGTAACTCATGATAAAATATCTGCTAGTCAAGGTCGTCGAGCTCTGAAAAGGATTGGGCGTGAG ACCGTTCCCTACTCTCGGCTGACTCTCATCCTCACAGGAAGTGTTGCTTCCGCCATCTCTTCCAGAGTGGCATTCTCTGGATCGTTCGTTGACATCCTCATGTCAGGAGCATTGGGAGCCCTTTTCACCATAGTCCAATTCACAATATCAAAGGAGAATCGGGTGCTTTCCAATATCTTCGAAATTGGAATGGCAGGAATATTGAGCTTTGTAGCT GCTTCTATCGTTTTGATTCTTCCAGGGTGGCATATTTGTCTGGGAGCTCTTGAGCTTGGCTCGAAGAACATTATTGCAGGTGGCAT TCGTCTTGTTTGGGCTGTCGTCTATACCCTTTTCCTCTCCCTCGGTTTGGGCATTGGTAGCGAGATTTGGGACTCTTTTGGGCCACCTCAGCCAGGGAACCATTCGGATAGTTCAGACGCCAATACAACTGAGGTGCT CATCAACACAGCCAGCGACTGGTGGCTTTTCTTACTGGTGCCGATATTTGCATTCTCTCTTGCGGTGTGGTTCCGAGCGGATTGGCGTTCCAAGGATATTGTCGTCATGGTCCTTGTGGCTTGCGCTGGCTACGTTGTCAACTACTTCCTTTCAGGG CAAATTTCGCAGATCAACGTTACATCCGCTGTATCGGCGTTTGCTGTTGG AGTTCTGGGCAACCTTTATTCTCGTCTTGGAAGAGGCTCGGCATTCCCTTCAATGGTTTGTGGTATCCTACTCCTTGTGCCCAATGCAATCGCGGCTGCCGGTGGGCTAGGTACTAGCAGTAGTGACAAAAGCGACTCGACTAATAGCAATAATGAGCAAGAAATCAACACCGCCATTATTGTTAGCATACGAATGATCCTTGTCAGTCAACTTCTCACGTCAAGGTTAAAATTCTGGATGAAGACTGATGCAATACCGCAGGTTGGAGTCGGCCTGGCAGTTGGACTCTTTGCATCCACGGTCGCCATCTATCCCTttggaaagaaaaggagatATATATTTAGTTACTAG
- a CDS encoding Hypothetical protein (Similar to TIGR gene model, INSD accession AAW45401.1) gives MDDSNAPDRFISREKAEGHLQPVQDDFVIINDEATLFASPLPIVGERKTTTRKEVWSWYVYYVGNSGLGPFNFAISAWQNLLYLAGWDPAYPKGTVPCGDGACNLIAFGSERSVNSIVLITNGLSFAFQAVLFLIMGSFADYGVIRPHITTAFTVLAWAVSFAWLGVEDPSKWQAGTALYILGLIGYQGALTFWTAAFPGLARDLPEIKDSEEKLARGDTDRKSHDRLDMLARNRLANVSFLVCSLGELVVLAILAGVLEGVINDDPDSNTKALSMVCAYSAGIWSESLLFITCSWLTRNY, from the exons ATGGACGATTCGAATGCGCCAGACAGGTTCATTTCTAGAGAGAAGGCGGAAGGCCATCTTCAGCCGGTACAAGATGACTTCGTCATCATTAATGATGAGGCAACACTCTTTGCTAGCCCTTTGCCTATCGTCGGCGAAAGAAAAACCACAACAAGAAAGGAGGTCTGG TCTTGGTACGTTTACTACGTCGGCAACTCCGGACTAG GTCCTTTCAATTTTGCCATATCGGCATGGCAAAACCTGCTATATTTGGCAGGATGGGATCCTGCCTACCCAAAGGGTACTGTCCCGTGCGGTGATGGGGCATGCAATCTTATTGCCTTTGGGTCAGAGCGGTCTG TCAACTCCATTGTTCTGATCACAAACGGCCTTTCCTTCGCTTTCCAAGCGGTTCTTTTCCTCATAATGGGATCGTTCGCGGACTACGGCGTTATTCGACCTCACATTACGACTGCATTTACTGTGTTAGCATGGGCTGTCAGCTTTGCATGGCTGGGGGTGGAAGATCCGTCCAA ATGGCAGGCTGGAACAGCTTTATATATCTTGGGCCTCATAGGTTATCAAGGCGCTTTGACTTTCTGGACAGCAGCGTTCCCAGGCCTTGCTCGAGATTTACCGGAAATAAAAGATAGTGAAGAGAAGCTTGCTCGAGGAGACACCGA CCGGAAGTCCCACGACAGGCTTGATATGCTGGCACGGAACCGCCTTGCCAATGTCTCTTTCCTTGTATGCTCATTAGGAGAACTAGTTGTCCTCGCTATCTTGGCTGGGGTTTTGGAAGGTGTGATTAACGATGACCCCGATAGCAACACCAAAGCTTTGAGTATGGTTTGCGCTTATAGTGCTGGCATCTGGAGTGAGTCCCTTCTGTTCATTACATGCTCTTGGTTAACGAGGAATTATTAG